A single window of Phycisphaerales bacterium DNA harbors:
- a CDS encoding HDOD domain-containing protein, with the protein MKPRSALTATEIVELHQFLDQKLERIGVPSRPEVALRLLELSGRANSEMRDYAAIIRTDHAMSGRVLRLANSALFAQRTPVTSLDRACLVLGIERIKAVTLGLQLSRAAAGAGARDISREVWGQSVFRACLAAESARVIAPTLVPEAFIIGLMLDCGVPLMSRLVGDGYPAMYGEARTPGALFRRENESLGFTHVDVVTVVTRRWRFPELLINPIQWHHTRPSDLQRTEPVHRLHKIAYVVGLIELDGDALVEHAQVKGTEATATTQRLLAVTGDEAAGIIARSLTEYAETIHLFSEVAAAISDLDSLIERVNAGLVTAIDDSIERSLQREEAAGPARVMVDGRSVELRRGEDGAVVAYLYDSQGQRLLAHRCRVPSAEEVAEAFGLELANAAERERLATFISRAAA; encoded by the coding sequence ATGAAGCCCCGCAGCGCGCTGACTGCAACCGAGATCGTGGAGCTGCACCAGTTTCTGGACCAGAAGCTGGAGCGGATCGGCGTGCCCAGCCGGCCGGAGGTGGCGCTGCGGCTGCTGGAGCTGTCGGGGCGGGCCAACTCGGAGATGAGGGACTACGCGGCGATCATCCGCACCGATCATGCGATGTCGGGGCGGGTGCTGCGGCTGGCGAACTCGGCGCTGTTCGCGCAGCGGACGCCGGTGACGAGCCTGGACCGGGCGTGCCTGGTGCTGGGCATCGAGCGGATCAAGGCGGTGACGCTGGGCCTGCAGCTGAGCCGCGCGGCGGCGGGCGCGGGGGCGCGGGATATCTCGCGCGAGGTGTGGGGGCAGTCGGTGTTCCGGGCGTGCCTGGCGGCGGAGTCGGCGCGGGTGATCGCGCCGACGCTGGTGCCCGAAGCGTTCATCATCGGGCTGATGCTGGACTGCGGCGTGCCGCTGATGAGCCGGCTGGTGGGTGATGGCTACCCGGCCATGTACGGCGAGGCGCGGACGCCGGGGGCGCTGTTCCGGCGCGAGAACGAATCGCTGGGGTTCACGCACGTGGACGTGGTGACGGTGGTGACGCGCAGGTGGCGGTTCCCGGAGTTGCTGATCAACCCGATCCAGTGGCACCACACACGGCCGTCGGACCTGCAGCGGACCGAGCCGGTGCACCGGCTGCACAAGATCGCGTACGTGGTGGGGCTGATTGAACTCGATGGTGATGCGCTGGTGGAGCACGCGCAGGTGAAGGGCACCGAGGCGACGGCGACGACGCAGCGGCTGCTGGCGGTGACGGGGGACGAGGCCGCGGGGATTATCGCGCGGAGTTTGACGGAGTACGCGGAGACCATCCACCTGTTTTCGGAGGTGGCTGCGGCGATCTCTGATCTTGATTCGCTGATCGAGCGGGTGAACGCGGGGCTGGTGACGGCGATCGATGACTCGATCGAGCGGAGCCTGCAGCGGGAGGAGGCGGCGGGGCCGGCGCGGGTGATGGTGGATGGGCGGAGCGTGGAGCTGCGCCGCGGCGAGGACGGGGCGGTGGTGGCGTACCTGTACGACTCGCAGGGGCAGCGGCTGCTGGCGCACCGCTGCCGCGTGCCGAGCGCGGAGGAGGTCGCGGAGGCATTCGGGCTGGAGCTGGCGAACGCGGCGGAGCGGGAGCGGCTGGCGACGTTTATCTCGCGGGCGGCGGCGTAG
- the pdxH gene encoding pyridoxamine 5'-phosphate oxidase, with translation MPTLPPALLAVISSRDWLPTQLPDEPFGMFKAWFDEQMSSLKQPNPNSMCLATVGEDGFPRGRVVLCRGVNTSEGYLVFYTNYEGDKGREMAKNPRASATFHWDHSEVQVRFEGLIVRSPAAESDAYFAQRPWESRLSAWASRQSRPMRDRQQLLDQYAEAIERLGLTPEQLLEQGSAANIPRPPHWGGYRLFAQRVELWLGGPGRMHDRAVWTRTLTPAGEGYTGGAWLATRLQP, from the coding sequence ATGCCAACACTCCCGCCCGCGCTGCTGGCCGTGATCTCCTCCCGCGACTGGCTGCCCACGCAGCTGCCTGATGAGCCCTTCGGGATGTTCAAGGCGTGGTTCGACGAGCAGATGTCGAGCTTGAAGCAGCCGAACCCCAACTCGATGTGCCTGGCGACGGTGGGGGAGGATGGGTTCCCGCGAGGGCGAGTGGTGCTGTGTCGTGGGGTGAATACCTCCGAGGGCTACCTCGTGTTCTACACCAACTACGAGGGGGACAAGGGGCGGGAGATGGCGAAGAACCCGCGGGCGAGCGCGACGTTCCACTGGGACCACTCGGAGGTGCAGGTGAGGTTCGAGGGGTTGATCGTGAGGAGCCCGGCGGCGGAGAGCGATGCGTACTTTGCGCAGCGGCCGTGGGAGTCACGGCTGAGCGCGTGGGCGAGCCGTCAGAGCCGGCCGATGCGGGACCGGCAACAGCTGCTGGATCAGTACGCGGAGGCGATCGAGCGGCTGGGGCTGACGCCGGAGCAGCTGCTGGAGCAGGGCAGCGCGGCGAACATCCCGCGTCCCCCGCACTGGGGCGGGTACCGGCTGTTTGCGCAGAGGGTGGAGTTGTGGCTGGGCGGGCCGGGGCGGATGCACGACCGGGCGGTGTGGACGCGGACGCTGACGCCGGCGGGCGAGGGGTACACGGGCGGGGCGTGGTTGGCGACGCGGCTGCAGCCGTGA